One region of Triticum aestivum cultivar Chinese Spring chromosome 6B, IWGSC CS RefSeq v2.1, whole genome shotgun sequence genomic DNA includes:
- the LOC123137411 gene encoding B-box zinc finger protein 25: protein MKIQCDSCGVAAATVVCCADEAALCARCDVDIHAANKLASKHQRLPLDALGAKLPRCDICQEKAAFIFCVEDRALFCRDCDEPIHVPGTLSGNHQRYLATGIRVGLGPVSACAAGDHGASHDADHPAPPKLACEPQPPAQPAASAQQVPSPPQFLPQDWGVDELLQFSDYESSDKLHKDSALGFKELEWFTADMELFHDHAPKGGRATMEVPEFFASQAADDAAYYRPSRVAATAGLRQSKKARVEIPDDEDFFIVPDLG, encoded by the exons ATGAAGATCCAGTGCGACTCGTGCGGCGTCGCGGCGGCCACGGTGGTGTGCTGCGCCGACGAGGCGGCGCTGTGCGCGCGCTGCGACGTGGACATCCACGCCGCCAACAAGCTCGCCAGCAAGCACCAGAGGCTCCCGCTCGACGCGCTCGGCGCCAAGCTCCCGCGCTGCGACATCTGCCAGGAGAAGGCCGCCTTCATCTTCTGCGTCGAGGACAGGGCGCTCTTCTGCCGCGACTGCGACGAGCCCATCCACGTCCCCGGCACGCTCTCCGGGAACCACCAGCGCTACCTCGCCACCGGCATCCGCGTCGGCCTCGGCCCCGTCTCCGCCTGCGCCGCCGGGGACCACGGCGCCAGCCACGACGCCGACCACCCCGCCCCGCCCAAGCTCGCCTGCGAGCCCCAGCCGCCGGCCCAGCCCGCCGCCAGCGCGCAGCAGGTCCCCTCGCCGCCACAGTTCCTGCCGCAGGACTGGGGCGTCGACGAGCTCCTGCAGTTCTCGGACTACGAGTCCAGCGACAAG CTGCACAAGGACTCGGCTCTCGGCTTCAAGGAGCTGGAGTGGTTCACCGCGGACATGGAGCTCTTCCACGATCACGCGCCCAAGGGCGGCAGGGCGACCATGGAGGTGCCCGAGTTCTTCGCCTCGCAGGCGGCAGACGACGCTGCCTACTACAGGCCGAGCAgagtcgccgccaccgccggcttGCGCCAGAGCAAGAAGGCCCGCGTCGAGATCCCCGACGACGAGGACTTCTTCATCGTGCCTGATCTTGGCTAA